Below is a window of Nicotiana tabacum cultivar K326 chromosome 19, ASM71507v2, whole genome shotgun sequence DNA.
TGTAGCCAGATACTATCAGCTAGATAGACGGCAGGTATGTGTCCATGACTGCTTTCATCCATTGCAAAGTCCCACCCCATCCCCCTAAAAAGAAAGAAGCAAGAAAAGTTAAATAGGCACCTGCAGTAGATCCCTTCAACCAATGGCGGAACCAGGATTTTCAGAAAGggggagtcaaaatataaaaaattaaacacATGAAGAAGTCAAGGGGAGTCGACATATAGTATTTttacattaaaaaaaaatctttttaccTAGCTACGTAGTGTTATTTTCCGCGAAGGGGTATCAATTCGCACCCCTTGGTTAAAGGTGGCTCCGCCGCTGCCTTCAATGACTTTTAGAACTCTACAAATAGGTTTTGGTAACTTTCTTTATCAACTTTGTTTATGCTTAAACAGTGCTGTTTTCCTCCCAACCTTGCTGGACACACATGCAAGCAGGGTTATCAACACGCGGAATTTGGGACAGCAGTAAGTTGGGATGATGCTCTTCACTCTTCTATGTGCAGCTTTGAGCATAGAAATTTCAATCCTTTCACTTGCAACGACCACTCATTTGTCGCTAATTGCCTGAACCGGCTATCCTATGGAGGATCAATGAATTGGAACATGGTTAATGTTGGAGTTCTTGTACTGTCCAAGGGGCAGTGGGTTAATAGCTTGTCAATCTTAAGATCATTTATGCCTTTCATTGTCATGGTTTGCTTTGGACTTTTAATGGTCGGGTGGCAGTTTCTGATTGGTATATCAAGCTTTTTTCTTCTTGTTGCTGGATGGTATATCTTGGCAACTTACTGTTTCAACAATCTGGATGAGTATTAGGTGGTTGACAAAGAAACTGAAAATGTTTTTCCTTAataaactcttctcttgttgAAGAACTGGACACTTATTTCCTGTAATGTAAAAAAATGTTGTATGTAATAGCAGAATCCTTTTTATCCTTTAGCTTAACAAGTTATGTCTAGTGGGCTGTTCCTGTCAAATAATGAGTTTCTAAACGCAGCGAAAagtgaaaatatcaaacaaatataTGATACTTAAATTAGACAGGGTATGTTTTAAAGTTaaagttgaaaaagagtttttgaaagTAATAATTTGGACTCTATACCATATTTTACTACAACAaagatgaaaattttaaaatgagACCAATTTAAAAGCATGTATGTATTGGTTTTAAATGTAGAAGATAGAAATTTATTGGTGTAATTCGAGACAATAGGATGGATTTTGATTCCATATATTTAGATTATTTGTAACCTCTAAGAAGCAGTATGAGGTGTATTGGTACAAGACAAAAATATGTTACTTTTGCTACCACTATAATCAACAGCCtcaaaagacaaagaaaatgacaagaaaaaatgaagaatctAAAATACTACAAAAGGAATATAAATAATTAATGTATAGATGGATTTCAAATGATCCAAAAATTACGTGAAGTACGTTTCTGGTTAGCGCATCACCCGCGAAAGCAACTGCATTATCATCGgcaatgattttttttctttctttttaatattATGTTATATTTCCAAGTAGACTGCACATACTAAGCTATTTTTAAtcaaatgaaaatataaaaaaggtGTAAGATTCTTTTCTTTTAAAGTACCAACTCTTTTGAAAAATCACGACTACTTTTTTTTAACTATGGATTTCGTATCATGAGAGGTTTATTAATATAAATTGAGTAAAACAATATTTATTGGCATGTTGATTTGAGGTAATCACGAGTTAAATACTCTTACAAACCGGTGCATTATCcataaaaagaaataataattaaaagaaCTTTTACtaattctaaaaaatatatataaaaaattctttacCTAAATGCCCACAACAAAATGTAACCAGTACTTTCGCTATCTCATTTTACATGGCATATTTTTTTaccctaattttttttattttatatttaaagataatttaatttaatttttttgttttactctttctttttttaattttttgtttttatgcCCGGACAGCATTAATAATGAATCTATATATgttaaaattaaaatagaaaaaaaaaggtaaagaTTTGTTTCCTGTAAAGGAATCATCAGCTTGTGCTTCTTCCCCAAGCATTCGACAGAAACTGAAACACGTCTCTCTGTCAGTACCCATCCACCTCGTACAGTacgcaccccccccccccccgggcccAGGGCACTTTCGCTCCCTCGGCGAAGACGAAAAATCAGGACAGAGTCTGTTGAAAACTTTCCAATTAAACCTTTTCTTTTGATAATCGCAGCTGCAAGGATCTTGGGAGCTTCTTCTATATCTTACACACTGGTATGTTTGATTACTTCTCTTTACCTTTTTGACAGAATTTTGGAATTGGGCTCTTGAAATTTCGGTTCTTTGTTATTACTTTCTTGAATTGGGTTTTCTGATGGGTTCAAAAAGGTTCTGAAGTCCGTTTAATTATATTTGGTTTTTGTGTTTCGAAAGCTCTACTACTACGTTTTACAACTTAGGAGTATTCTACTTTAATTCGAAGTTACTGCTGGTAAATAATTAGTTGTATCGAATTTCCAAATTAACTAACAAAAAAAAAGTTTCTGATTTTccataaatattgaaaaaaaacgTTTGATTGATAgatcaaaaagggggaaaaggaAAACCAAAGACTCGGCTTTGCTTTCTTTGAGTGGTTGAGAATGAACCTATGGAGCTATTTAGTCAGAACTGTACTGGGCACTGTTGAATCTCTCGGTTTTTGTTTGATTCTGTGtagagatttaaaataaaattaaaaaactaaGGTGGTAGACGGCCAACCAGCTGggagaaaaaagaataaaattagtttggggagaaaaagaaagaagacgAATGAAGGCAAAATACAAGAGGAATGTAAGGTTGTTCACCTAATTTATTTCGGAAAGCATGGTATTCTAGCCTCTAGGTTCAAAGCATTGGTCAGTCAAAACTATAACAATTAGtagatatatttttatttcatgaGAAAAAGATGAGTTTTCATTCTAGGGTAACATATTGATATTTTCCTCCAGTAAATGCCATCTGAATTCGGAAGCGATCATTGGTTCTCCCGGTTTTGGCAATGTCCAGATATATTATCTTATTTTTACTTCATTATCTTTTGGAAATAATAAAGGGTTAACCCTGCAAATTGGATATACTACAAAAGAAAGGAAATCTTGTATATCTTGTCTTGGAGTTTCTTATGAGCAATTTCCCCTTCTGTGGCAGGTTATTTACATGGTGTTCTCTCTCATTGTGCTGAGAATGAGTTGAATATCAAGATATTGCAAAATGGGACCTGTATTAGAGAACAAGCAAAACACAGACATGATTTTGGAGGCTTCTGCAAAGAAGCAGAACGGAACTGATTCAAAAGAACTTGAAGCTAGTCATGTAAATTGTGCCAGCAACTATGAAGACCATACCTCGTTTGTTGAACAAGTAAAAGGAGTCCATGGCAGTGAGGATGATGAAATTGATATTACAGAGTGTACAAAACCTGCTAATAATGTGCTGGTGGAATCAGACAAGGAAGAATTGACAGAGAGTTCAAGTTCATTTGAGAGTATTATTTCTGAAGCAGAGAATTGCTGCACAACTATGAGTGATGCCGAGTGTACATCAGAATACAATGGTGATGCTACATCGCGACTAGCATTTAGTGGATTTGGTGACATATTTAGGATGACGTATGTATTACTTCTCCAAGATTCTTATTTCTTGGATAGCCCTATTTTGTTTTTCTCTATAGGCTGCATTTTGGTTTCTGGTGCCTTGAATTTGATGATTCATATGTGAATAAACATTAGAATCCATTGCTTCATTCATCAGAAAAGGAAACTGATTGCAGAACTCAAGCTTTCTTTCTTGACATTTTGTCAGTGGGGAAACTTCAGAAGTCAACTTACTAGCATTTTTAGCTTTGCAAAATCATGCACAAAAAGTTGCCCAGCTTTATTTTTTGTTGCATGATATGAAATGAACCTAAAGATGATTTCTTGAGTATTTTCTTTAGGATTTTATGGCTGCTAATTTTAGACCTTAATGGCCTTGTTAGTGATAACATGTGCTAATCGAGAACATTGCCATCATGCCTAGCAGAGGCGAATACAAGATTTGAAGTTTGTGGGTTCCTACAACGACCTCAAGTAAATATACAATAAGTAATTGGGTTCAAaatcaaatatttatagatatttaatggattttttaatacatatataggGTATGtgcaaaagctactgggttcacGGGAACCCACACCTGTTAAGCTGGATCCGCCCCTGATGCCTAGTAAGGGCTATTTTGGATTTGTGGTGGGTTTACTTGTTTGTCACTGATTGTTTGGGCATTTTAGCTAGgttgagagaaagagagagagtatTGGCTGACATGTGAATGAGAAATCAATAAATAGTAATACCTTCCAAATAGAGAAAGATGGTAATTGCCATTCTATTTATTCTATAACTCTAACAAAACCTGGAGTTTGCAAAAGTAGAGGAGAGAAATAAACTTTGAAAATCGATGACTGGATGGAGAGTGAGTGGTTACTATTAAAATGTGCTTGACAGAGTCATGCCAGTAAACATGCGCCGGTCATGTGCagggatagatacatctattaaagtcaattttcttgttacgttaaaGGAATGGGTTTGTCTGAAGAATTAACTATGCATGGTTTAGTTGTGAAACCTAGGTGGTTTTCTTTTTTGGATAATGGTGATGGTCGGGCCAGCTTGAGCGCACCTCAACTAATTCACCTGGTATATGCTACTACCTTCCACCAATATATGTATTGGGAAACTCTTCAGCCAAAGTTTCGGCATATAGAAAGACTTCACTTACTCACTTAGTGTCACCTCTACTAAGATTTGAACCTTGTTTTCTAAGGTCATTACTGAGATTTTCAACCACGAGGTTACTCTCCTAGGACAGTTGTTTAACCAAGTCTGGCCATGAACTGACTTTTGAGGTTCTTGTTCACAGTCAGAACTAACTATTTGTCACATCCTTGACTTATGTGAAGGTTCATGTGTCAGATTCACCATTCGCTGAGGGGTGGTATAATTCTTTTTGTGGTGTTTTGTCCCTTTTTCAGTGTAAGAGAATGTCTGTAAAAGCCTTAAAATTTACCTTGTACCTTGTTATTGTCCTTTAGGAGGAAAAAGGTGACCCCTCATTGGAGAGACTTTGTACAACCTCTTAGGCAGCGATGCAAGTTGATTGAATTGAAACTCCATATGCTTCAGTCTCGAGCTCGAAAATATGAGAAACAAATGCGGGATATCAAGTGTCAGATGCAGCCTCAGCTGGGAAGTGTTGAATTGGAAGGTTTAGGTTCAAAGTCACTTCCATTTTCTTGTGATAGCTTAAGAGATAAGGTTGtgaagagaaagaagagaagaaga
It encodes the following:
- the LOC107822704 gene encoding protein REVERSION-TO-ETHYLENE SENSITIVITY1; translated protein: MFPGRFSMMDVNPRYVVERDNALQRIQHDLWPLDEIDPKKEKFPCCLVWTPLPVVSWLAPFVGHVGICREDGTVVDFSGSNMINVGNLSYGAVARYYQLDRRQCCFPPNLAGHTCKQGYQHAEFGTAVSWDDALHSSMCSFEHRNFNPFTCNDHSFVANCLNRLSYGGSMNWNMVNVGVLVLSKGQWVNSLSILRSFMPFIVMVCFGLLMVGWQFLIGISSFFLLVAGWYILATYCFNNLDEY